In one Halichondria panicea chromosome 4, odHalPani1.1, whole genome shotgun sequence genomic region, the following are encoded:
- the LOC135334483 gene encoding uncharacterized protein LOC135334483 isoform X1: MATRPDPQNPIAVKVHPINVGQGDAILLEIQYDKGSPKKWLIDGGRGQKSTFSNLTTALDENDCISKAPISPSSRGKLTWKDRTYRQITLDSIVNTHPDVDHHGGINALLGTGSKQIKSGEQFTACCPIITTSATSLYVEVPDEKNEYKNGVEYSGAESDSPKFWFQTNALGRKHLGLEDLPRRSTVEVCKRPSFRKNIDWNATSILTTVRIPGSTYKYDVVLTGDSYGGIILDTLELKSEKDKPRKTVGVFQVPHHGSKKNSTMARTKGEGSHLSCYTFYMEFDADIYLISHGDNKAYNHPDSEVITGILAAAVKKEQHCKIVVTATRFDGTKINEDTNIGNWRDYVDIYYFSPYVTLDPNDVKRPEGLQLYNKKVPAPSLEAKLAKNNLQREVIIDHDGNGNSFFNAVSQALAHKTNYTPTELRKMLVEHLKTNPKLYYPRSGATTTEEYNKLCSLDDSLSSNIEKILPEAMAQTLRMQIKVIPVNHEQEDKFYGTEPVVQLIHAIDHYDYVLPITSPGDTTDASSPGTTETPLKSSESLVSAKGRRKLVLDTDTSNKTQRDEFECPKCKEKIDQRGKRRQITPIAGLSNKETEGSIVPSLWTSCSWPQQKTTNTSEASPETPPKSSEHPPPLANKSRRELFFTVYKTRVPPTDVVSGTSGGESQPSTFAIQSTMSARISEVNSKKRKWVQRSETENGEENRRPFKKLEKEKCPSSRVCREKVSKTTGGYTCKVSLESSEELPDTFVKKLRKFFRDNQPANCSVQSRLNTITTDDSETPDSESQQDQENFSGHPRGYQHNPEVPVLRGLNHCQYCLCAPCVTQLRPDFLQGYCDPHPANDETRHKLYKMFVRSLSDLRVWVDDKYRENVSDKRKIIPKCVVREIRSRYPSHDGIYIKYSYQDNRSTFEAETDYL, translated from the exons ATGGCTACCAGACCAGACCCCCAAAATCCAATAGCAGTTAAAGTCCACCCTATCAATGTAGGACAAGGAGATGCAATATTACTGGAGATTCAATATGATAAAG ggtCACCCAAAAAGTGGCTGATCGATGGTGGCCGAGGACAAAAATCAACATTTTCTAACCTGACAACTGCTCTGGACGAGAACGATTGCATATCTAAAGCACCAATATCTCCATCTTCAAGGGGAAAACTGACATGGAAAGATCGCACCTATCGACAGATAACGCTTGACTCGATTGTCAATACTCATCCCGATGTCGACCATCATGGAGGAATTAATGCACTTTTAGGTACTGGAAGCAAACAAATTAAGTCGGGTGAACAGTTCACTGCCTGCTGTCCCATCATAACCACTTCAGCCACAAGTTTGTATGTGGAAGTTCCAGACGAAAAAAACGAATACAAAAATGGAGTGGAGTACAGCGGTGCAGAAAGTGATAGCCCTAAATTCTGGTTTCAAACAAATGCACTTGGACGAAAGCACCTTGGATTAGAAGATCTACCTCGACGATCAACTGTAGAAGTTTGTAAACGTCCCAGTTTCAGAAAGAATATCGATTGGAATGCAACAAGTATTCTGACAACTGTGCGGATACCGGGAAGCACATACAAGTACGATGTGGTGTTGACTGGTGACTCATATGGTGGGATCATCCTTGACACACTCGAACTAAAGTCTGAAAAAGACAAGCCGCGTAAGACCGTTGGTGTTTTCCAAGTGCCTCACCACGGAAGCAAGAAAAACAGTACTATGGCACGAACAAAAGGAGAAGGTTCTCACCTGAGTTGTTATACATTTTACATGGAATTTGATGCAGACATCTACTTAATCAGTCATGGCGATAACAAGGCCTATAACCATCCGGATAGTGAAGTTATAACAGGCATTCTCGCTGCAGCTGTCAAGAAAGAACAGCATTGTAAAATAGTAGTCACAGCAACACGGTTTGATGGAACCAAAATCAACGAGGACACCAACATAGGCAACTGGAGGGACTATGTTGATATCTACTATTTTTCACCGTATGTCACCCTGGATCCAAACGATGTGAAACGGCCTGAGGGTTTACAGCTGTATAACAAAAAG gtgcCAGCTCCGAGTTTAGAAGCAAAACTCGCAAAAAATAATTTGCAGAGGGAGGTAATAATTGATCATGACGGCAACGGCAACAGCTTCTTTAATGCCGTCAGTCAAGCACTAGCACACAAGACAAATTACACACCCACTGAGCTGAGAAAGATGCTTGTTGAACACTTGAAGACAAATCCAAAATTATACTATCCAAGATCGGGAGCAACTACAACGGAAGAGTATAATAAGCTCTGTTCACTGGATGACTCTTTATCTTCTAATATTGAAAAAATTCTGCCTGAGGCAATGGCACAGACACTACGAATGCAAATAAAAGTTATCCCTGTGAATCATGAACAAGAGGACAAGTTTTATGGCACTGAACCTGTTGTTCAACTAATACACGCCATTGATCACTATGACTACGTTCTGCCAATCACGTCTCCAGGAGATACCACAGACGCATCGTCACCTGGCACTACAGAGACTCCTCTTAAGAGCAGTGAAAGTCTAGTCTCAGCAAAAGGCAGACGCAAACTGGTTCTAGATACAGATACAag CAATAAAACACAAAGAGATGAATTCGAATGTCCAAAGTGTAAAGAGAAGATTGATCAAAGGGGAAAAAGGAGGCAAATTACCCCAATTGCAGGACTTTCAAATAAGGAAACAGAAGGGTCCATCGTCCCGAGTTTGTGGACAAGCTGCAGCTGGCCACAACAAAAA ACTACAAACACTTCAGAGGCATCGCCAGAGACTCCTCCTAAGAGCAGTGAACATCCACCACCTCTAGCAAATAAGAGTAGACGCGAACTGTTTTTTACAGTTTACAAAACGAG AGTGCCCCCCACTGATGTTGTGAGTGGTACCAGTGGAGGCGAATCACAACCCTCCACATTCGCTATTCAATCCACCATGTCTGCACGTATAAG tgaagtaAATAGCAAGAAAAGAAAATGGGTTCAACGCAGTGAAACGGAGAATGGAGAGGAAAACAGGAGGCCTTTCAAAAAACTTGAAAAAGAAAAATGTCCTTCGTCCCGAGTTTGTAGAGAAAAAGTGAGCAAAACAACTGGTGGATACACATGTAAG GTGAGCCTTGAGAGCAGCGAAGAACTTCCTGACACATTTGTTAAGAAACTCCGCAAGTTCTTTCGTGACAATCAGCCAGCAAATTGTTCTGTCCAGTCGAGGTTGAACACCATTACTACTGACGACTCAGAAACCCCAGACTCGGAGTCACAGCAAGATCAAG AAAACTTCTCTGGCCACCCTCGTGGATACCAACACAACCCAGAGGTCCCAGTTCTCCGTGGCTTGAATCACTGCCAATATTGCCTGTGTGCACCGTGTGTCACTCAGTTGCGTCCAGACTTCCTGCAAGGATATTGTGATCCTCATCCTGCCAATGATGAGACGAGGCATAAGCTATACAAGATGTTCGTGAGGTCACTGAGTGACTTACGAGTGTGGGTAGACGACAAATACCGAGAAAACGTATCAGATAAGCGGAAAATAATTCCAAAATGTGTCGTCAGA GAGATTAGGTCGAGGTACCCCAGTCATGACGGCATCTATATTAAATATTCGTATCAGGACAATCGGTCAACGTTCGAGGCTGAGACGGACTACCTATAA
- the LOC135334483 gene encoding uncharacterized protein LOC135334483 isoform X2 translates to MATRPDPQNPIAVKVHPINVGQGDAILLEIQYDKGSPKKWLIDGGRGQKSTFSNLTTALDENDCISKAPISPSSRGKLTWKDRTYRQITLDSIVNTHPDVDHHGGINALLGTGSKQIKSGEQFTACCPIITTSATSLYVEVPDEKNEYKNGVEYSGAESDSPKFWFQTNALGRKHLGLEDLPRRSTVEVCKRPSFRKNIDWNATSILTTVRIPGSTYKYDVVLTGDSYGGIILDTLELKSEKDKPRKTVGVFQVPHHGSKKNSTMARTKGEGSHLSCYTFYMEFDADIYLISHGDNKAYNHPDSEVITGILAAAVKKEQHCKIVVTATRFDGTKINEDTNIGNWRDYVDIYYFSPYVTLDPNDVKRPEGLQLYNKKVPAPSLEAKLAKNNLQREVIIDHDGNGNSFFNAVSQALAHKTNYTPTELRKMLVEHLKTNPKLYYPRSGATTTEEYNKLCSLDDSLSSNIEKILPEAMAQTLRMQIKVIPVNHEQEDKFYGTEPVVQLIHAIDHYDYVLPITSPGDTTDASSPGTTETPLKSSESLVSAKGRRKLVLDTDTSNKTQRDEFECPKCKEKIDQRGKRRQITPIAGLSNKETEGSIVPSLWTSCSWPQQKTTNTSEASPETPPKSSEHPPPLANKSRRELFFTVYKTRVPPTDVVSGTSGGESQPSTFAIQSTMSARISEVNSKKRKWVQRSETENGEENRRPFKKLEKEKCPSSRVCREKVSKTTGGYTCKSHHWSLRTPQC, encoded by the exons ATGGCTACCAGACCAGACCCCCAAAATCCAATAGCAGTTAAAGTCCACCCTATCAATGTAGGACAAGGAGATGCAATATTACTGGAGATTCAATATGATAAAG ggtCACCCAAAAAGTGGCTGATCGATGGTGGCCGAGGACAAAAATCAACATTTTCTAACCTGACAACTGCTCTGGACGAGAACGATTGCATATCTAAAGCACCAATATCTCCATCTTCAAGGGGAAAACTGACATGGAAAGATCGCACCTATCGACAGATAACGCTTGACTCGATTGTCAATACTCATCCCGATGTCGACCATCATGGAGGAATTAATGCACTTTTAGGTACTGGAAGCAAACAAATTAAGTCGGGTGAACAGTTCACTGCCTGCTGTCCCATCATAACCACTTCAGCCACAAGTTTGTATGTGGAAGTTCCAGACGAAAAAAACGAATACAAAAATGGAGTGGAGTACAGCGGTGCAGAAAGTGATAGCCCTAAATTCTGGTTTCAAACAAATGCACTTGGACGAAAGCACCTTGGATTAGAAGATCTACCTCGACGATCAACTGTAGAAGTTTGTAAACGTCCCAGTTTCAGAAAGAATATCGATTGGAATGCAACAAGTATTCTGACAACTGTGCGGATACCGGGAAGCACATACAAGTACGATGTGGTGTTGACTGGTGACTCATATGGTGGGATCATCCTTGACACACTCGAACTAAAGTCTGAAAAAGACAAGCCGCGTAAGACCGTTGGTGTTTTCCAAGTGCCTCACCACGGAAGCAAGAAAAACAGTACTATGGCACGAACAAAAGGAGAAGGTTCTCACCTGAGTTGTTATACATTTTACATGGAATTTGATGCAGACATCTACTTAATCAGTCATGGCGATAACAAGGCCTATAACCATCCGGATAGTGAAGTTATAACAGGCATTCTCGCTGCAGCTGTCAAGAAAGAACAGCATTGTAAAATAGTAGTCACAGCAACACGGTTTGATGGAACCAAAATCAACGAGGACACCAACATAGGCAACTGGAGGGACTATGTTGATATCTACTATTTTTCACCGTATGTCACCCTGGATCCAAACGATGTGAAACGGCCTGAGGGTTTACAGCTGTATAACAAAAAG gtgcCAGCTCCGAGTTTAGAAGCAAAACTCGCAAAAAATAATTTGCAGAGGGAGGTAATAATTGATCATGACGGCAACGGCAACAGCTTCTTTAATGCCGTCAGTCAAGCACTAGCACACAAGACAAATTACACACCCACTGAGCTGAGAAAGATGCTTGTTGAACACTTGAAGACAAATCCAAAATTATACTATCCAAGATCGGGAGCAACTACAACGGAAGAGTATAATAAGCTCTGTTCACTGGATGACTCTTTATCTTCTAATATTGAAAAAATTCTGCCTGAGGCAATGGCACAGACACTACGAATGCAAATAAAAGTTATCCCTGTGAATCATGAACAAGAGGACAAGTTTTATGGCACTGAACCTGTTGTTCAACTAATACACGCCATTGATCACTATGACTACGTTCTGCCAATCACGTCTCCAGGAGATACCACAGACGCATCGTCACCTGGCACTACAGAGACTCCTCTTAAGAGCAGTGAAAGTCTAGTCTCAGCAAAAGGCAGACGCAAACTGGTTCTAGATACAGATACAag CAATAAAACACAAAGAGATGAATTCGAATGTCCAAAGTGTAAAGAGAAGATTGATCAAAGGGGAAAAAGGAGGCAAATTACCCCAATTGCAGGACTTTCAAATAAGGAAACAGAAGGGTCCATCGTCCCGAGTTTGTGGACAAGCTGCAGCTGGCCACAACAAAAA ACTACAAACACTTCAGAGGCATCGCCAGAGACTCCTCCTAAGAGCAGTGAACATCCACCACCTCTAGCAAATAAGAGTAGACGCGAACTGTTTTTTACAGTTTACAAAACGAG AGTGCCCCCCACTGATGTTGTGAGTGGTACCAGTGGAGGCGAATCACAACCCTCCACATTCGCTATTCAATCCACCATGTCTGCACGTATAAG tgaagtaAATAGCAAGAAAAGAAAATGGGTTCAACGCAGTGAAACGGAGAATGGAGAGGAAAACAGGAGGCCTTTCAAAAAACTTGAAAAAGAAAAATGTCCTTCGTCCCGAGTTTGTAGAGAAAAAGTGAGCAAAACAACTGGTGGATACACATGTAAG TCCCATCACTGGAGTCTGAGAACACCTCAATGTTGA